The following are encoded together in the Janthinobacterium sp. Marseille genome:
- a CDS encoding ABC transporter ATP-binding protein has translation MSTLLRLDVREKNFGERNVLQDVSLTLAAGEIVSLVGKSGCGKSTLLRLIAGLDKHYSGEIFLDGVKLKCVTPDIGLIFQEPRLLPWLSVAENVGFNRPDQDRSRANANPHVQALLHEVGLSEAIDSLPKQLSGGMAQRAAIARGLFNQPRLLLLDEPFSAVDAFTRMRLQDLLLALAAEHGFAVLLVTHDIDEAAYLSDRVLTMGQGEIIEDTKVNLPRPRNRHSVDLATARDDILKVLEEIHAI, from the coding sequence ATGAGCACCTTACTCAGGCTGGATGTACGCGAAAAGAACTTCGGCGAACGCAATGTCTTGCAGGACGTCTCGCTGACGCTGGCTGCCGGCGAAATCGTCAGCCTGGTCGGTAAATCAGGCTGCGGCAAAAGCACGCTGCTGCGGCTGATCGCCGGTCTCGATAAACACTACAGCGGGGAAATTTTCCTCGATGGCGTCAAACTCAAATGCGTGACGCCGGATATTGGCCTGATCTTCCAGGAACCGCGCCTCTTGCCCTGGCTCAGCGTCGCCGAGAACGTTGGCTTTAATCGCCCCGACCAGGACCGCTCGCGCGCCAATGCCAACCCGCATGTACAAGCCTTGCTGCATGAAGTCGGGCTGAGCGAAGCAATTGACTCTCTGCCAAAACAATTATCCGGCGGTATGGCACAACGTGCGGCGATTGCCCGCGGTCTGTTCAACCAGCCGCGACTCCTGTTGCTGGATGAACCCTTCTCTGCAGTCGATGCCTTTACCCGTATGCGACTGCAAGACCTCTTGCTGGCGCTGGCAGCGGAACACGGCTTTGCCGTATTGCTGGTGACGCACGACATCGATGAAGCAGCCTATCTCAGTGATCGCGTACTGACTATGGGCCAGGGAGAAATCATCGAAGACACCAAGGTCAACCTGCCACGTCCACGCAACCGTCATTCCGTCGACCTCGCTACTGCACGCGACGACATCCTCAAAGTTTTGGAAGAAATCCACGCCATTTAA
- a CDS encoding acyl-CoA dehydrogenase family protein, whose protein sequence is MGQLLKLDEQAAASYTAGHLVARDFGALTEAVEHTAAALALTATERDRSGGTAWTERQVLRDSGLLKLAVPAAFGGPETPWPTIYKIIRRFAEVDSSLAHLFGFQHLQVASVALFGNPEQKAFYLGKTVSENWFWGNATNGLDTRATLVWRDGKDGTDGHYELNGIKSFCSGATGSDMLNITAPRSADPADRVFLSIPTDRSGVKVLDDWDNLGQRQTDSGSVTFDKVRVEAHEVLGPPGTSGTPRATLRTLVSQLILIEIYIGNAQGALLNAWQYTHEQGRPWFTSGVARAIDDPFTQQHYGDLRIALRAAIALAEDAAARLQKAWERGDALTAAERGELAVAIYETKIAAARAALDITAKIFEVMGARATAAKYGFDRFWRNVRVHTLHDSLDYKLKDVGQWVLTGEVPTPSIYS, encoded by the coding sequence ATGGGTCAATTACTGAAGCTCGATGAGCAAGCCGCAGCAAGCTACACCGCCGGGCATCTGGTCGCGCGTGATTTCGGCGCCTTGACCGAGGCGGTCGAACATACCGCAGCGGCGCTGGCGCTTACCGCGACTGAGCGCGATCGCAGTGGCGGCACCGCCTGGACCGAACGCCAGGTCTTGCGCGACAGCGGTTTGCTGAAGCTGGCAGTCCCGGCCGCCTTCGGTGGGCCCGAAACCCCGTGGCCGACTATTTACAAAATCATCCGGCGCTTTGCCGAAGTCGACAGTTCGCTCGCACATTTGTTTGGTTTCCAGCATTTGCAGGTTGCCAGCGTCGCCCTCTTCGGCAATCCGGAGCAAAAGGCTTTCTATCTCGGCAAAACCGTCAGCGAAAACTGGTTTTGGGGTAATGCCACCAATGGGCTGGACACACGCGCCACGCTGGTCTGGCGTGATGGCAAGGATGGTACTGACGGTCACTACGAATTGAATGGCATCAAATCGTTTTGCTCCGGTGCCACCGGCTCCGATATGCTCAACATCACCGCACCACGCTCGGCCGATCCGGCGGATCGTGTCTTCCTGTCCATCCCGACGGACAGAAGCGGCGTCAAGGTGCTCGACGATTGGGATAACCTCGGCCAGCGCCAGACCGATAGCGGTTCCGTTACCTTTGACAAAGTCAGGGTGGAAGCACATGAAGTACTCGGACCGCCGGGCACTTCCGGCACACCGCGCGCGACCTTGCGCACCCTGGTATCGCAGTTGATCCTGATTGAAATTTATATCGGCAATGCACAGGGGGCTTTGCTCAATGCATGGCAGTACACGCATGAACAGGGTCGCCCATGGTTCACCTCCGGCGTCGCACGCGCGATAGACGATCCCTTCACGCAACAGCATTACGGTGATTTGCGCATTGCTTTACGTGCTGCGATCGCACTGGCGGAAGATGCAGCCGCCCGATTGCAAAAAGCGTGGGAACGTGGCGATGCCTTGACCGCAGCGGAACGCGGTGAACTGGCAGTCGCTATTTATGAAACCAAGATTGCCGCGGCACGTGCGGCGCTGGATATTACTGCGAAGATTTTTGAAGTGATGGGAGCGCGTGCGACCGCGGCGAAATATGGTTTCGATCGCTTCTGGCGCAATGTGCGGGTGCATACCCTGCATGACTCGCTTGACTACAAACTCAAGGACGTCGGCCAGTGGGTCTTGACCGGTGAAGTCCCGACGCCATCCATCTATTCGTGA
- a CDS encoding aliphatic sulfonate ABC transporter substrate-binding protein — protein sequence MDRRFFIKNTALLTLAGLSTSVSLSAHAAAAPEEIRLDYAYYSPTSLVLKHFGWLEEQVKSSGIKVKWTLSQGSNRALEYLSANSIDFGSTAGLAAVLSRANGNPIKSVYVYSRPEWTALLVPKDSPIKTVADLKGKKIAATKGTDPYLFLLRTLKVNGLKKSDVEIVHLQHADGRAALESGRIDAWAGLDPHMASSELQAGSRLLYRNVAFNTYGFLNVTEDFAKKYPEQVKQVLQAYERARLWILANPREASQIQADEAKISLAVAKVQLNRTDFSNPYIGREHREALQAAAPILLQEDLVKKGTDLNKVINDLIDPSFVQSLAPKKPAA from the coding sequence ATGGATCGCAGATTCTTTATCAAAAATACCGCACTACTGACCCTGGCCGGCCTGAGCACGAGCGTTTCGCTCTCCGCACACGCTGCCGCAGCACCCGAAGAAATCCGCCTCGACTATGCCTACTATTCGCCAACCAGCCTGGTATTGAAACACTTTGGCTGGCTCGAAGAACAAGTCAAATCCAGCGGCATCAAAGTCAAATGGACCTTGTCGCAAGGCAGTAACCGCGCCCTCGAATACTTGAGCGCCAACAGTATCGACTTCGGCAGCACCGCCGGCCTCGCCGCAGTACTGTCGCGCGCCAATGGCAATCCAATCAAAAGTGTCTATGTCTACTCGCGTCCGGAATGGACCGCCTTGCTGGTACCAAAGGATTCGCCTATCAAGACCGTAGCCGACCTGAAAGGCAAAAAGATTGCCGCAACCAAGGGTACCGATCCCTACCTCTTCCTCCTGCGTACCCTGAAAGTCAACGGCCTGAAAAAATCCGACGTTGAAATCGTCCACCTGCAACATGCCGATGGCCGTGCCGCACTGGAAAGCGGTCGCATCGATGCATGGGCCGGTCTTGATCCGCATATGGCTTCCAGCGAATTGCAAGCCGGTTCGCGCCTGCTGTATCGCAATGTCGCATTCAATACCTATGGCTTCCTGAACGTGACCGAAGACTTCGCGAAGAAATATCCGGAGCAAGTCAAACAAGTGCTGCAAGCCTACGAGCGCGCACGCTTGTGGATCCTGGCGAACCCGCGTGAAGCATCACAAATCCAGGCTGACGAAGCGAAGATTTCGCTGGCAGTCGCCAAGGTGCAATTGAACCGTACCGATTTTTCCAATCCATACATCGGCCGTGAACATCGTGAAGCCTTGCAGGCGGCCGCACCGATCCTGTTGCAGGAAGACCTGGTCAAGAAAGGCACAGACCTGAACAAAGTCATCAACGACCTGATCGACCCGAGCTTCGTGCAGTCGCTGGCACCGAAGAAACCCGCGGCCTGA
- a CDS encoding EAL domain-containing protein → MERIIRKAHGANLNLLQAGLYALASPLLNLLRRYATRRRAGFLADPATESLLAADKIVWVLRIPDGQVIYASKTVEALYGSSPERFYANSRLWLENIAPADREPALELLGSILHEPQQTLRLRINRSDGSPRWIEYHARFIPDTDGRSGHVKLIGTDITTRHHLEIALARSNRALRAIHDCEDVISEAVDENALLQGICDVVTATGYRMAWVGILAADGAIIPVGLTQEHQGYLDALKIPLQAGGVGTRAINTALQTRRPAVANYFANDMSPTPWRAEAMRRGFYSKLVLPMGDDKDVIGVFNVYASEPDAFDAQEVALLVSLAQRVTVEIRAHRDRHGRQAAEAALRLRERAIECSANAVIISSAQVPEFAIEYVNPAFERITGYTAAEAIGRSSSFLLRNDHEQAGLYEIRAALAEKREGKAVLRNYRKNGSLFWNDLYIAPVKDDEGKTTHFVAAMSDITPMKQYETTLHRLASHDVLTGLPNRALLQDRLENAIAYSARNGHAVWVVLVDLDRFKFVNDTMGHQAGDVLLKIISDRLQASVRESDTVARLGGDEFVLVLPECGDGPSGYSSDVIQRIMEAVVKPLTIQGSEFFLSCSMGIAVYPNDGADPTTLLAHADVAMYRSKELGRNNFQFYTPAMNDQALERLRIEGELRHAIELNELVLHYQPQVDLHTGAIVGLEALVRWNHPILGMVQPGSFISLAEETGLIIPIGAWVLQTACRQAKAWQDMGFTQLRIAVNLSARQFTQASLLESIKDTLQETGLEARFLEIELTESSVMADIERNILTLRDLKSLGVQLSVDDFGTGHSSLAYLKRFPIDTLKIDRSFVRDIAINQDDASIVSSIISLAHNLKLNVIAEGVETASQMDILRAQGCNEIQGYYFCKPLPSDQIETLLLNESSAALVA, encoded by the coding sequence ATGGAACGCATTATCCGCAAAGCGCACGGCGCCAATCTGAACCTGCTGCAAGCAGGCTTATATGCGCTCGCCTCGCCTTTGCTGAACCTCTTGCGTCGCTATGCCACGCGCAGGCGGGCCGGCTTCCTGGCCGATCCGGCGACCGAAAGCCTGTTGGCAGCTGACAAGATCGTGTGGGTCTTGCGCATTCCGGATGGTCAGGTGATCTACGCCAGCAAAACGGTGGAAGCCTTGTACGGCAGTTCCCCTGAACGCTTCTATGCCAACTCGCGCCTATGGCTGGAGAATATCGCGCCGGCCGACCGCGAACCCGCGCTTGAACTCCTGGGCAGCATCCTGCACGAACCGCAGCAAACGCTGCGCTTGCGCATCAATCGCAGCGACGGGAGCCCGCGCTGGATCGAATACCATGCGCGCTTTATTCCCGATACCGATGGCCGCAGCGGACATGTGAAGCTGATCGGCACGGACATCACGACCCGTCATCACCTGGAAATTGCACTAGCGCGCAGCAATCGCGCCTTGCGTGCCATCCATGATTGTGAAGACGTCATCTCGGAAGCCGTCGATGAAAACGCCTTGCTGCAAGGTATCTGTGACGTCGTCACCGCCACCGGTTACCGCATGGCCTGGGTCGGCATCCTGGCTGCCGATGGCGCAATCATCCCGGTGGGCCTGACGCAGGAACACCAGGGTTATCTCGACGCGCTGAAGATCCCGCTGCAAGCCGGCGGCGTCGGCACCCGCGCCATCAATACCGCCCTGCAAACCCGACGCCCGGCCGTCGCCAACTATTTCGCCAATGATATGAGCCCTACGCCGTGGCGGGCGGAAGCCATGCGACGTGGCTTTTATTCCAAGCTGGTGTTACCGATGGGCGATGATAAAGATGTCATCGGCGTCTTCAATGTCTATGCTTCCGAACCTGACGCCTTCGATGCCCAGGAAGTCGCATTACTGGTTAGCCTGGCGCAAAGGGTCACGGTAGAAATACGCGCACACCGCGACCGTCATGGCCGACAGGCGGCGGAAGCGGCGCTGCGCCTGCGCGAACGCGCCATCGAGTGCAGTGCGAATGCCGTCATCATCTCCAGCGCGCAGGTGCCGGAATTCGCGATCGAATATGTGAACCCGGCATTCGAACGCATCACCGGCTATACCGCCGCCGAAGCCATCGGTCGCAGCAGCAGCTTCCTGCTGCGCAATGACCATGAACAAGCCGGCCTGTATGAAATACGTGCGGCACTGGCGGAAAAACGCGAAGGCAAGGCGGTACTGCGCAATTACCGCAAGAATGGTTCACTGTTCTGGAACGATCTCTACATCGCACCAGTCAAGGATGATGAAGGCAAGACCACGCACTTCGTCGCGGCGATGAGTGATATCACACCGATGAAGCAGTATGAAACCACTTTGCACCGGCTAGCCAGCCACGATGTCCTGACCGGCTTGCCGAATCGCGCACTGCTGCAGGACCGGCTGGAAAACGCCATCGCCTATTCGGCGCGCAACGGCCATGCGGTATGGGTGGTGCTGGTCGATCTCGATCGCTTCAAGTTCGTCAACGATACGATGGGACACCAGGCCGGCGACGTTCTGCTGAAAATAATTTCGGATCGCTTGCAGGCCTCGGTGCGCGAATCCGATACCGTGGCACGCCTTGGTGGCGATGAATTCGTCCTCGTCCTGCCTGAATGCGGCGACGGTCCGTCCGGTTATTCATCCGATGTGATCCAGCGCATCATGGAAGCGGTGGTCAAGCCCTTGACCATACAAGGCAGCGAATTCTTCCTCAGCTGCAGCATGGGTATCGCCGTGTATCCGAATGACGGTGCCGATCCGACCACACTGTTGGCACATGCTGACGTCGCGATGTACCGCTCGAAGGAATTGGGACGCAATAACTTCCAGTTCTATACACCGGCAATGAATGACCAGGCACTGGAACGCCTGCGCATAGAGGGTGAATTGCGCCATGCGATCGAACTCAATGAACTGGTATTGCACTACCAACCGCAAGTAGACTTGCATACCGGTGCCATCGTCGGGCTGGAAGCACTGGTGCGCTGGAACCATCCGATACTGGGCATGGTGCAACCGGGCAGCTTCATCAGCCTGGCTGAAGAAACCGGCCTCATCATTCCTATCGGTGCCTGGGTCTTGCAAACCGCCTGCCGCCAGGCCAAGGCCTGGCAAGACATGGGATTTACCCAGTTACGCATCGCGGTGAATCTGTCGGCGCGCCAGTTCACGCAAGCCAGCCTGCTCGAATCCATCAAAGATACCTTGCAGGAAACCGGACTCGAAGCACGTTTCCTCGAAATCGAATTGACCGAGAGCTCGGTCATGGCGGATATAGAACGCAATATCCTCACCTTGCGCGACCTGAAGTCGCTGGGTGTGCAATTGTCAGTCGATGATTTCGGCACCGGCCATTCCAGCCTCGCCTATCTGAAACGTTTTCCCATCGATACCCTCAAGATAGATCGCTCCTTCGTACGTGACATCGCCATCAACCAGGATGACGCTTCTATCGTGTCATCGATTATCTCGCTCGCGCATAACCTGAAACTGAATGTGATTGCGGAAGGTGTCGAAACCGCGAGCCAGATGGATATCCTGCGCGCACAGGGTTGCAATGAAATACAAGGCTATTACTTTTGCAAGCCCTTGCCATCGGATCAGATTGAAACACTCTTGTTGAACGAAAGCAGTGCGGCACTGGTCGCCTAA
- a CDS encoding ABC transporter permease: MDNSSSASFIPVNTSPIRPSHATVNKKAVKDVATTAAEPVAKARKLGWLGWILPLAVLGFVEVAAQLGWIQARLLPPPSEIVQTLSALLEQGLLVHISASVARVFSGYAIGAVLAILFGLFVGLSKHAEAFFEPTFQALRAIPSLAWVPLLLLWFGIDETPKITLIAIGAFFPIYLGLVSGIRNVDRKLIELGEIYGLSAPALARRIVLPAALPSLFTGLRNGLSLAWMFLVAAELIAATKGIGYLLTDGRETSRPDVVLAAIFLLAILGKLTDGLLKWLETRKLAWSDSLATRTV, translated from the coding sequence ATGGATAACAGCAGCAGCGCCAGCTTTATACCTGTTAATACCAGTCCCATCCGTCCATCGCATGCGACTGTAAACAAGAAAGCCGTCAAGGACGTAGCTACCACTGCGGCCGAGCCTGTAGCGAAAGCACGCAAGCTGGGCTGGCTCGGCTGGATCCTGCCGCTGGCGGTACTCGGCTTTGTCGAAGTAGCGGCGCAGCTGGGCTGGATACAGGCACGCCTGCTGCCGCCGCCATCCGAAATCGTACAAACCCTGTCGGCATTGCTGGAGCAAGGTTTGCTGGTGCATATCAGTGCCAGCGTCGCGCGTGTCTTCTCCGGTTATGCCATAGGCGCCGTGCTGGCCATCCTGTTCGGTTTGTTCGTCGGCCTCAGCAAACATGCAGAAGCCTTCTTCGAACCGACCTTCCAGGCTCTGCGCGCCATCCCCAGCCTGGCCTGGGTGCCACTGCTCCTGCTGTGGTTCGGTATCGATGAAACACCGAAGATCACCTTGATCGCGATCGGCGCTTTCTTCCCCATCTATCTCGGCCTGGTCTCCGGCATCCGCAATGTAGATCGCAAGCTGATCGAACTCGGCGAAATTTATGGCTTGTCGGCACCGGCGCTGGCGCGTCGCATCGTGTTGCCGGCCGCCCTGCCCAGCCTGTTCACCGGTTTGCGTAACGGCTTGTCGCTGGCATGGATGTTCCTCGTCGCGGCCGAGTTGATCGCCGCCACCAAGGGTATAGGTTATTTGCTGACGGACGGCCGCGAAACCAGTCGTCCGGACGTCGTACTGGCAGCGATCTTCCTGCTGGCCATACTCGGCAAGCTGACTGACGGTTTGTTGAAGTGGCTGGAAACGCGCAAGCTCGCATGGTCCGATTCGCTCGCGACCCGCACGGTCTGA
- a CDS encoding aliphatic sulfonate ABC transporter substrate-binding protein: MKKNSNLRRTLLTLLAFTPLFALPAHAQKAGDTVRIGYQKSSTLITVLKTRGTLEQRLGALGVKVSWHEFASGLPLLEALNVGAIDVSADVADTVPVFAQAAGAQLTYIAQESPSPSAQAIVVKADSNIKTLADLRGKRVGFAKAAGAHYLLIAALEKAGLSLKDIQLAYLAPADGRAAFEREAIDAWVIWDPFLAAVQRQSQVRVLTDGRGLADYQRYYLSSTPFAKARPDVVKVIVDALQETGKWVKQSPKDAATLLAPVWGLDVPTVEQANARRSYEVRAVLPERLGEQQKIADAFLAEGLLPKKVNATAVPVF, translated from the coding sequence ATGAAGAAAAATTCAAACCTGCGCCGCACACTGCTGACACTGCTCGCATTCACGCCTTTGTTTGCACTGCCGGCACACGCACAAAAAGCCGGCGACACGGTACGCATCGGTTATCAAAAATCATCTACTCTGATCACGGTACTGAAAACCCGCGGTACGCTGGAACAGCGCCTCGGTGCATTGGGCGTGAAAGTCAGCTGGCATGAATTCGCCAGCGGCCTGCCTTTGCTGGAAGCATTGAATGTCGGCGCAATCGATGTCTCGGCTGATGTCGCGGATACGGTCCCGGTCTTTGCGCAGGCCGCAGGTGCGCAATTGACTTATATCGCCCAGGAATCGCCATCCCCAAGTGCACAAGCAATTGTGGTCAAGGCTGATTCAAATATCAAAACCCTGGCTGACCTGCGCGGCAAACGCGTAGGCTTCGCGAAGGCCGCCGGCGCGCATTACCTGCTCATCGCCGCACTGGAAAAAGCCGGTCTCTCGCTCAAGGATATCCAGCTCGCCTACCTAGCACCGGCCGACGGCCGTGCCGCTTTCGAGCGTGAAGCGATTGATGCATGGGTCATCTGGGATCCCTTCCTCGCCGCGGTACAACGCCAGTCGCAAGTACGTGTCCTGACCGACGGTCGCGGCCTGGCTGATTACCAGCGCTACTACCTGTCTTCGACCCCGTTCGCCAAGGCGCGTCCTGACGTTGTGAAAGTGATCGTCGATGCCTTGCAGGAAACCGGTAAATGGGTCAAGCAATCGCCAAAAGATGCAGCCACCTTGCTGGCACCGGTGTGGGGCCTGGACGTTCCTACAGTAGAACAGGCGAACGCGCGCCGCAGCTATGAAGTCCGTGCGGTATTACCGGAACGCCTGGGCGAGCAACAAAAAATCGCCGATGCATTCCTGGCCGAAGGCTTGTTGCCGAAAAAGGTCAATGCCACCGCCGTACCAGTCTTTTAA